The Portunus trituberculatus isolate SZX2019 chromosome 19, ASM1759143v1, whole genome shotgun sequence genome contains a region encoding:
- the LOC123506008 gene encoding flocculation protein FLO11-like translates to MGGISLALGLGTLCISWLLRHRCRGDMIECAVSLEGEDVEKEEEVVEVEDESLFYSLPDFPSLFPSLPASPSLSLRHQTHPHFCPDSPRLSQPLTLSPRAASGKEKALGRHNTLATVCLRDHNENILAQESITERIQHVTSRAQHLDSLMFPSAATTSPPVPATPPSPPATPPEPVSRAETEYEGHACAPSQFTSVQALCSSEWGTCGHCMFRPHAAWHCSPLPPPVSLHDVDRLPDSRVAPGIYGTVLLELQDLFTPDDTRPPSEDDLPLDEILRRRSRSRTKSGSKGKDDPARRRSRSRWVEGKVCVFEGVSSRSRSTPRRLDAEEVKAAVTKAKKEAPQDHPDAIQRATRSRSKSRERKAAAAAAAAAEAAAAAEATAAAAEAAAAQSKENGDVQKAAPGEPREPAEEFQIPVQVEREAPQTPPSPEKAWKEVSTETRRTRVVLHGGDSQGDRTLTLEHVTSLRKPDDTVDSRTARDSYRWHSPPPTTTTTTSTSSTKAAFLPPPLRPSSTTATTTAIPTATFSTIQLPQVAASTSSSAASSYTSSSTSSPIHRPVMVSASTSPPPLSPVSTTASSSTSAPIHRPVMVSASTSPPPLSPISAALFSSSLPPAPHPLTVSASTSPPPPPAPAPLVATSAAGQPSPTDAWPPLPPSVVEAPSSQWPSSAVSPPLTSSYTTSAVAVAAAAVAVSSSAPRPTSTASTSAQLLPSAVPPVSFAPQQQSVLTPASPVQHRPAAPAGGSLSQRPAGVSYKTQVTVPGEAPSASQQASVRQHPPHAASGDSTQHTTVVPSLQRPSVFTAASTQQKKSTVVFSQQQQQQQLPFPQRLLLLPL, encoded by the exons ATGGGTGGCATTAGCTTGGCACTGGGTCTTGGCACTCTCTGTATCTCCTGGTTACTGAGGCACAGGTGTAGAGGAGATATGATAGAGTGTGCAGTGTCTTTGGAAGGTGAggatgtggagaaggaggaggaggtggtggaagtggaagaTGAGAG CCTCTTCTATAGTCTCCCTGATTTTCCcagtctctttccttctctccctgcctctcccagtcTTTCTTTGCGTCACCAAACTCATCCTCACTTTTGCCCAGACTCTCCCAGACTCTCCCAGCCCCTCACACTCTCTCCACGTGCCGCCTCAGGGAAGGAAAAAGCTCTGGGCAGGCACAACACGCTGGCGACGGTGTG CCTGCGGGACCACAACGAGAACATCTTAGCGCAGGAGTCCATCACGGAGAGAATCCAGCACGTGACATCCCGCGCCCAGCATCTCGACAGCCTCATGTTCCCGtcagccgccaccacctcccctccagTGCCCGCCACGCCCCCTTCTCCGCCAGCCACGCCCCCGGAGCCTGTGTCGCGGGCGGAGACTGAGTATGAG GGCCACGCATGCGCACCATCACAATTCACGTCCGTGCAGGCTCTGTGTTCA AGTGAGTGGGGAA CTTGTGGGCACTGCATGTTTAGACCACACGCTGCATGGCACTGCTCTCCCCTGCCTCCCCCTGTCTCCCTGCATGACGTGGACAGGCTGCCGGATTCACGAGTGGCGCCTGGCATTTACGGCACTGTATTGCTA GAGCTACAGGACCTATTCACTCCTGACGACACCAGGCCGCCCTCCGAGGATGACCTGCCGCTTGACGAGATCCTACGGCGGAGGTCAAGGTCAAGAACGAAGTCAGGATCGAAGGGCAAGGATGATCCCGCCAGACGCCGCAGCAGGTCAAGGTGGGTGGAGGGCAAAGTCTGTGTGTTTGAAGGAGTCTC ATCACGCAGTCGGTCCACCCCGCGAAGGCTGGACGCCGAGGAGGTGAAGGCTGCGGTGACGAAGGCGAAGAAAGAGGCGCCGCAGGACCACCCTGACGCCATCCAGCGGGCCACGAG GTCACGCTCAAAATCTCGGGAGcgcaaagcagcagcagcagcagcagcagcagcagaagcagcagcagcagcagaggcaaCAGCCGCAGCAGCAGAGGCGGCAGCGGCACAGTCGAAGGAGAATGGTGACGTGCAGAAGGCCGCCCCCGGGGAACCACGAGAGCCTGCCGAGGAATTCCAAATCCCTGTGCAGGTGGAGAGGGAAGCCCCGCAAACCCCTCCATCACcggagaag GCCTGGAAGGAGGTGAGCACGGAGACGAGGAGGACGCGCGTGGTGCTGCACGGCGGGGACTCCCAAGGGGACAGGACCCTCACTCTGGAGCACGTCACGTCCCTCAGGAAGCCAGACGACACTGTAGACTCCCGCACCGCCAGGGACTCCTACAG GTGGCACTCTCcaccccctaccaccaccaccactacctccacctcctccaccaaagccgccttcctaccaccaccactgcgaccctcctccactaccgccaccaccaccgccatccccACCGCTACGTTTTCCACAATCCAGTTACCACAAGTGgctgcctccacctcctcctctgctgcctCTTCCTAtacttcttcatctacttcCTCGCCCATCCACCGTCCAGTCATGGTCTCCgcttccacctctcctccacctctctctccagTCAGCACCAcagcttcttcctccacctcagcACCCATCCACCGACCTGTTATGGTCTCtgcttccacctctcctccgcCTCTGTCTCCTATTTCCGCTgcactgttttcctcctccttgccaccTGCTCCCCATCCACTCACGGTGTCCGcctctacttctcctccaccccctcccgcCCCTGCGCCTCTGGTCGCCACCTCAGCCGCAGGGCAGCCCTCACCAACGGACGCTtggcctcctctccctccttcagtgGTCGAGGCGCCCTCCTCTCAGTGGCCCTCCAGCGCTGTTTCACCGCCTCTCACCTCTTCTTATACTacttctgctgttgctgttgctgctgctgctgttgctgtgtcGTCTTCTGCGCCTCGTCCCACGTCAACAGCTTCTACGTCTGCACAACTCTTGCCCTCCGCTGTGCCTCCTGTGTCGTTCGCACCGCAGCAACAGTCTGTCCTGACGCCTGCTTCTCCTGTGCAGCATCGGCCTGCCGCCCCTGCTGGGGGGTCTCTATCTCAGCGTCCTGCTGGCGTTTCGTATAAAACACAAGTCACTGTTCCTGGCGAGGCTCCCTCTGCATCCCAGCAGGCGTCCGTGAGGCAGCACCCTCCTCATGCTGCCTCAGGGGACTCCACTCAGCACACCACAGTTGTTCCTTCTCTGCAGCGACCTTCTGTCTTCACTGCTGCTTCCACTCAACAAAAAAAGTCCACGGTTGTTTtctcacagcagcagcagcagcagcagcttcccttccctcaaCGCCTGCTTCTGCTTCCGCTGTAA